Proteins from a genomic interval of Gammaproteobacteria bacterium:
- the queG gene encoding tRNA epoxyqueuosine(34) reductase QueG, whose translation MTPTAPSPQALNDLAAEIRARAAALGFGKIGIAGIDLREDEARLERWLALGRHGALDYMARHGRKRSRPAELVPGTVRVISARMDYWPAQAADAKETLGDPRRAYISRYALGRDYHKVLRRRLQRLAASIEEQIGPFGYRVFTDSAPVLEKALARNAGLGWIGKHTNLLDRDAGSWFFLGEIFTDLPLPVDAPVTAHCGSCTACLDVCPTGAIVAPYELDARRCISYLTIELRGPIPETLRPAIGNRIFGCDDCQLFCPWNKFAKPAALADFAPRHGLDSADLVELFAWTEEEWSKRTEGSAIRRAGYEGWLRNIAVALGNAPPDPRIVAALDARRHDRSPIVREHVAWALERQRAAQPTASGTFPR comes from the coding sequence ATGACCCCGACAGCGCCGAGCCCGCAAGCCTTGAACGATCTCGCGGCCGAGATTCGCGCGCGTGCCGCGGCGCTCGGCTTCGGCAAGATCGGAATCGCGGGCATCGATCTGCGCGAGGACGAGGCCCGCCTCGAGCGCTGGCTCGCGCTCGGCCGGCACGGCGCGCTCGACTACATGGCACGGCACGGGCGAAAGCGATCGCGGCCTGCCGAGCTCGTGCCGGGCACGGTCCGAGTCATCTCCGCGCGCATGGACTACTGGCCGGCGCAAGCCGCGGACGCGAAGGAAACGCTCGGCGATCCCCGCCGCGCCTACATCTCGCGGTACGCGCTCGGCCGCGACTACCACAAGGTGCTCCGGAGACGGCTGCAGCGCCTCGCCGCGTCGATCGAGGAGCAAATCGGTCCGTTCGGCTACCGGGTCTTTACCGACAGCGCGCCGGTCCTCGAGAAGGCGCTCGCGCGGAACGCGGGCCTCGGATGGATAGGCAAGCATACGAACCTGCTCGACCGCGACGCGGGCTCGTGGTTCTTCTTGGGCGAGATCTTCACGGACCTGCCGCTGCCGGTCGACGCGCCGGTGACGGCCCACTGCGGCAGCTGCACCGCGTGTCTCGACGTGTGCCCTACCGGAGCGATCGTCGCGCCGTACGAGCTCGACGCCCGCCGCTGCATCTCGTACCTCACGATCGAGCTGCGCGGGCCTATCCCCGAGACGCTGCGCCCGGCGATCGGCAACCGCATCTTCGGCTGCGACGACTGCCAGCTCTTCTGTCCGTGGAACAAGTTCGCGAAGCCCGCGGCGCTCGCGGATTTCGCACCGCGGCACGGCCTCGACTCGGCCGACCTCGTCGAGCTTTTCGCGTGGACCGAGGAAGAGTGGTCGAAGCGGACCGAAGGCAGCGCGATCCGCCGCGCCGGCTACGAAGGCTGGCTGCGGAACATCGCCGTCGCGCTCGGCAATGCGCCGCCCGATCCGCGGATCGTCGCGGCGCTCGACGCACGCCGCCACGACCGATCGCCGATCGTGCGCGAGCACGTCGCGTGGGCGCTCGAGCGGCAGCGCGCTGCGCAGCCGACGGCGAGCGGCACCTTCCCGCGTTGA